One segment of Actinomyces sp. 432 DNA contains the following:
- the rfbB gene encoding dTDP-glucose 4,6-dehydratase produces the protein MHVLITGGAGFIGANFVHQTLVRRPDAKVTVLDKLTYAGNRGSLADLGDRIELVVGDIADADTVDPLVADADVVVHFAAESHNDNSLRDPSPFIRTNLVGTFTLLEAVRRHGVRFHHVSTDEVYGDLELDDPAKFTPDTPYNPSSPYSSSKAGSDLLVRAWVRSFGVEATISNCSNNYGPYQHIEKFIPRQITNLIDGVRPKLYGAGENVRDWIHVLDHNDAVWDIIDKGRIGETYLIGANGEKNNKEVVELILELMGHDPSDYEHVADRPGHDMRYAIDNSKLVQELGWSPRYTDFRSGLQATIDWYRDNEAWWRPLKAEVEAKYAAQGQ, from the coding sequence ATGCACGTCCTCATCACCGGCGGCGCCGGCTTCATCGGCGCCAACTTCGTTCACCAGACCCTCGTGCGTCGCCCTGACGCCAAGGTGACAGTGCTGGACAAGCTCACCTACGCGGGCAACCGGGGGTCCCTGGCGGACCTGGGCGACCGGATCGAGCTGGTGGTTGGTGACATCGCCGACGCAGACACGGTGGACCCGCTGGTGGCCGACGCCGACGTGGTGGTCCACTTCGCCGCCGAGTCCCACAACGACAACTCGCTGCGCGACCCCTCCCCCTTCATCCGCACCAACCTGGTGGGCACCTTCACGCTGCTGGAGGCGGTGCGCCGTCACGGGGTGCGCTTCCACCACGTGTCCACCGACGAGGTCTACGGCGACCTCGAGTTGGACGACCCGGCAAAGTTCACTCCCGACACCCCCTACAACCCCTCCTCCCCCTACTCCTCCTCCAAGGCCGGGTCCGACCTGCTGGTGCGCGCCTGGGTGCGTTCCTTCGGGGTGGAGGCCACCATCTCCAACTGCTCGAACAACTACGGCCCCTACCAGCACATCGAGAAGTTCATCCCCCGCCAGATCACCAACCTGATCGACGGTGTGCGTCCGAAGCTCTACGGCGCGGGAGAGAACGTGCGCGACTGGATCCACGTGCTGGACCACAACGACGCCGTTTGGGACATCATTGACAAGGGCCGCATCGGGGAGACCTACCTGATCGGCGCGAACGGGGAGAAGAACAACAAGGAGGTCGTCGAGCTCATCCTGGAGCTGATGGGCCACGACCCCAGCGACTACGAGCACGTGGCGGACCGCCCCGGCCACGACATGCGCTACGCGATCGACAACTCCAAGCTCGTGCAGGAGCTCGGCTGGTCACCGCGGTACACGGACTTCCGCTCCGGCCTGCAGGCCACCATCGACTGGTACCGGGACAATGAGGCCTGGTGGCGCCCGCTGAAGGCGGAGGTTGAGGCCAAGTACGCCGCTCAGGGGCAGTGA
- a CDS encoding DUF6541 family protein → MNLLPSAPTAVVPVPAAVAVSSASAPVTAAAAAALLLVPGWLLARSWGARGVTAVGSAPSLTLGVLGTATLLAQRTGQRWEPTALLTGWPMLLLASACAVGLALRRLPLPVTITSRDTRGTDTLDRDRLPRRERLLLLAAITLAGGLTAIPTALGTGSWDNPAQASDAVFHLSATAYVRETGTASFLGGLAPMYGGTAVYYPTGWHAVAALLPGDVITGANLLVVVLAALVWPLGVAALLREVLPGAGSVLAVGTALSGSVVSPLLLLTSVWPYGMSVVMLPGALALLVRAVRSGKVGARERTAAWILALGACLGVLIAHGAAVFNLAVLGLPVVVAAGVPAWRSVWRRGVGVRVAIAASGALLLLLLAGGAWTMRRPLAAVFNYPRAAGNIWETLFAVVTDHPLLATFTPWIPGNALVFALAVWGAAAWRRDTSVRAWAVGTGISLLLLLLASGPAWPLRALAGPWYTQRARIMPLLTLGVLVLAAFGIQQAQRRWGAAKGAPASAVGRGLTLVRQHVPATLLVISLLAAPGWRWGLRAELLEAIHDPERISYGAMLSAGELDFIRRIGGALPDDAVVLGDPSNGSAYLWSVTGTKVLYPSRPRPSTAELRWLGENADQIETDPRVCEILNRYGVEYYYSDDAEPDGLTGGVRKPLWGEALARVPRSALEEVDSQNSATLWRITACDAE, encoded by the coding sequence ATGAACCTACTGCCATCCGCGCCTACAGCGGTCGTGCCCGTGCCCGCCGCGGTCGCAGTCTCGAGCGCGTCGGCACCCGTGACTGCGGCAGCCGCGGCGGCATTGCTACTGGTACCGGGCTGGCTATTGGCGCGCAGCTGGGGCGCGAGAGGCGTAACCGCAGTCGGAAGCGCACCGTCGCTGACTCTCGGCGTACTGGGGACGGCGACGCTGCTCGCCCAGCGCACGGGGCAGCGCTGGGAGCCCACTGCCTTGCTGACCGGCTGGCCGATGCTGCTGCTCGCGTCCGCCTGTGCCGTCGGCCTGGCGCTCAGACGCCTGCCGCTGCCCGTCACCATCACGAGCCGGGATACCAGGGGGACGGACACCCTGGACCGGGACCGCCTGCCGCGGCGCGAGCGGCTGCTGCTCCTAGCCGCCATCACCCTGGCGGGAGGCCTCACCGCCATCCCGACGGCCCTGGGCACGGGATCCTGGGACAACCCCGCCCAGGCCTCGGACGCCGTATTCCACCTTTCCGCGACCGCCTACGTGCGGGAGACCGGGACGGCGTCATTTCTAGGCGGACTGGCACCGATGTATGGCGGCACTGCGGTGTACTACCCGACCGGATGGCACGCGGTTGCCGCGCTGCTGCCTGGCGACGTCATCACCGGGGCGAACCTGCTGGTGGTGGTCCTCGCCGCGCTGGTGTGGCCGCTGGGCGTGGCGGCGCTACTGCGCGAAGTCCTTCCCGGAGCCGGCTCGGTCCTCGCGGTCGGCACCGCCCTGTCAGGCTCCGTGGTGTCGCCGCTTCTGCTGCTCACCAGCGTGTGGCCCTACGGCATGTCAGTGGTGATGCTCCCCGGCGCGCTGGCGCTGCTTGTACGCGCAGTGCGGTCGGGCAAGGTGGGTGCGAGGGAGCGTACCGCCGCCTGGATACTGGCCCTGGGGGCCTGCCTCGGTGTACTGATCGCCCACGGTGCGGCCGTGTTCAACCTGGCGGTGCTCGGCCTGCCCGTGGTTGTGGCGGCCGGAGTCCCGGCATGGCGGAGCGTATGGCGCAGGGGAGTGGGCGTGCGGGTGGCCATCGCCGCCTCGGGGGCGCTGCTACTGCTCCTCCTGGCCGGTGGGGCGTGGACCATGCGCCGACCTCTTGCCGCAGTGTTCAACTACCCCCGTGCAGCCGGGAACATCTGGGAGACCCTGTTCGCCGTAGTAACCGACCACCCCCTCCTGGCCACCTTCACGCCCTGGATACCGGGCAACGCCCTCGTCTTCGCCCTAGCGGTATGGGGAGCCGCGGCGTGGCGCCGGGACACGAGCGTGCGCGCCTGGGCAGTGGGAACGGGAATCTCCCTGCTGTTACTGCTGCTCGCCTCCGGCCCCGCATGGCCGCTGCGCGCCCTCGCCGGCCCCTGGTATACCCAGCGGGCCCGGATCATGCCCCTGCTGACGCTGGGAGTACTGGTGCTCGCGGCCTTCGGCATTCAGCAGGCGCAGCGGCGCTGGGGCGCGGCGAAAGGCGCACCTGCCAGCGCGGTTGGGCGCGGGCTTACGCTGGTGCGGCAGCACGTCCCGGCGACGCTGCTGGTCATCTCCCTACTTGCTGCCCCGGGCTGGCGCTGGGGTCTGCGCGCAGAACTGCTTGAGGCGATTCACGACCCGGAGCGCATCTCCTACGGCGCCATGCTCTCCGCCGGTGAGCTCGACTTCATTCGTCGCATCGGCGGCGCGCTCCCCGACGACGCCGTCGTCCTGGGGGATCCCTCCAACGGCAGCGCATACCTGTGGAGCGTCACCGGGACGAAGGTGCTCTACCCCTCCCGCCCGCGGCCCTCGACCGCGGAACTGCGGTGGCTCGGGGAGAACGCCGACCAGATTGAGACCGACCCGCGCGTATGCGAGATCCTGAACCGGTACGGCGTCGAGTACTACTACAGCGACGACGCCGAGCCTGATGGACTTACCGGGGGTGTGCGTAAGCCCCTGTGGGGAGAGGCGCTGGCTCGGGTGCCGCGCAGCGCGCTGGAGGAAGTGGACTCACAGAACAGCGCGACGCTGTGGCGCATTACCGCCTGCGACGCCGAGTGA
- a CDS encoding DUF6541 family protein, producing MVGWVTLVLAAAVVSLLVAVPGATLLAGAGTQRPLAIAAGPAVTVAIVGVATVVMSRLGIAWDARTAVALLAAICGAGALAAALRRRRGATDAGQPEAEAFDCQARRSRALAASVFGAVTAGGAQVALFARAVGRPDALLQNTDAMVQLNLIAEIERSGDASMLTAAIPVTGGNYPTAWHAFSVFLAPFANTPFVFNAMAVALFAVLFPTGMGMLTATASRGTIARIAAPWLALAAPWFPGLMLTFSAQASGAFAIALVPSALAAVVLLWRRRLDWRALLLVAVMVLGIGLASPGAGQWAVEVGCLLGFMRLAPRARSISRGPLRLAAVFVLALVACLPLILMTRIPTLQAMGSFDRGQIPLWSRFLAPVLLNDVVAKVSPVPLAPAAYLPLAVMGFIGLILFRRRVGQVPTAALAAAVLCVWITGLPEGPWWALVGGWWRDYPRFLALEVIPLAFFGALGLEAVVLWLHGLLRRPQRSALARRIAGPVAGAVALALLLGVCAPNTGVFRQLTTRGYVYLIHPPWVTDAEALRMEAVGAQLPDDAVVYGFPQSGAGLIPVLTPATSVHRSWSPAGTPDEKFIAKHFDEIDTNPRVCEIVRRIGGTPYYYEDSDISDLERWMRFPGYDEVDLTAGFELVAVLDTAHLYRLTACD from the coding sequence ATGGTGGGCTGGGTGACCTTGGTGCTCGCAGCGGCAGTTGTAAGCCTGCTGGTGGCAGTTCCCGGCGCGACCCTGCTGGCGGGAGCGGGAACTCAGCGGCCGCTGGCAATCGCCGCCGGCCCCGCCGTAACGGTCGCAATCGTGGGCGTGGCCACAGTGGTCATGTCCCGGCTCGGAATCGCGTGGGACGCGCGGACCGCTGTAGCACTGCTTGCCGCGATCTGTGGTGCCGGCGCCCTGGCGGCGGCCCTGCGCCGACGGCGGGGAGCCACAGACGCGGGTCAGCCGGAGGCCGAGGCCTTTGACTGCCAAGCACGTCGGTCACGCGCACTGGCCGCGTCGGTCTTCGGTGCGGTCACCGCGGGGGGAGCGCAGGTGGCGCTCTTCGCCAGGGCGGTTGGAAGGCCCGACGCCCTGCTGCAGAACACCGACGCGATGGTGCAGCTGAACCTCATCGCAGAGATCGAACGCAGCGGTGACGCCTCCATGCTCACCGCCGCCATACCCGTGACGGGTGGGAACTACCCCACCGCCTGGCACGCGTTCTCAGTATTCCTGGCACCCTTTGCCAACACGCCCTTCGTGTTCAATGCCATGGCCGTGGCACTGTTCGCCGTTCTCTTCCCCACGGGCATGGGCATGCTCACGGCGACCGCCAGCAGAGGTACCATCGCGCGGATTGCGGCGCCGTGGCTCGCGTTGGCCGCCCCCTGGTTCCCCGGCCTCATGCTGACCTTCAGCGCGCAGGCCTCCGGGGCATTCGCGATTGCGCTGGTTCCCTCGGCCCTGGCCGCGGTTGTGCTGCTCTGGCGCAGGCGCCTGGACTGGCGTGCGCTACTGCTCGTGGCGGTAATGGTGCTCGGGATCGGTCTTGCCAGCCCCGGGGCCGGCCAATGGGCGGTGGAGGTCGGCTGCCTACTGGGCTTCATGCGGCTCGCCCCACGCGCGCGCAGCATCTCGCGCGGGCCCCTGCGCCTGGCCGCGGTCTTCGTTCTGGCCCTGGTCGCCTGCCTGCCTCTGATACTGATGACGCGAATCCCCACGCTGCAGGCCATGGGCTCCTTCGACCGCGGACAGATCCCCTTATGGTCGCGATTCCTCGCGCCCGTGCTGCTCAACGACGTGGTGGCGAAAGTCTCCCCAGTGCCACTCGCCCCGGCGGCGTACCTGCCCTTGGCCGTCATGGGGTTTATCGGCCTAATACTGTTCCGCCGTAGGGTGGGGCAGGTGCCGACGGCGGCTCTGGCGGCTGCGGTGCTGTGCGTGTGGATCACCGGGCTTCCGGAAGGACCATGGTGGGCCCTGGTCGGAGGATGGTGGCGGGACTACCCCCGATTCCTCGCGCTGGAGGTGATCCCCTTGGCGTTCTTCGGCGCGCTCGGCCTAGAGGCAGTCGTGCTGTGGCTGCACGGACTGCTGCGTCGGCCGCAGCGGTCAGCACTGGCACGCCGGATCGCCGGACCGGTTGCGGGGGCCGTGGCCCTGGCCCTGCTCCTGGGAGTGTGCGCGCCCAACACCGGTGTCTTCCGCCAGCTGACGACCCGGGGCTACGTCTACCTGATTCACCCGCCGTGGGTGACCGATGCCGAGGCGCTACGCATGGAAGCCGTTGGTGCGCAGCTGCCTGACGACGCCGTCGTCTACGGCTTTCCGCAGTCCGGCGCGGGCCTAATCCCCGTCCTGACCCCGGCGACCAGCGTGCACCGCTCGTGGAGTCCGGCCGGCACCCCCGATGAGAAGTTCATCGCCAAGCACTTTGATGAGATCGACACCAATCCGCGGGTGTGTGAAATCGTCCGCCGGATCGGCGGTACGCCGTACTACTACGAGGACTCGGACATCTCCGATCTGGAGCGGTGGATGCGCTTCCCCGGATACGATGAGGTAGACTTGACCGCCGGGTTCGAGCTCGTGGCAGTACTGGACACGGCGCACCTGTATCGGCTAACCGCCTGCGACTGA
- a CDS encoding nucleotide sugar dehydrogenase gives MRIAVVALGKIGLPLAVQYAGKGHEVIGVDVNPVTVEAVNAAREPFPGEAELADRLAQLVPAGALRATTDYAEAIPGADAVVLVVPLFVNDETWEPDFEWMDAATRSLAEHLTPGTLVSYETTLPVGTTRGRWKPLIEEISGLKEGEDFHLVFSPERVLTGRVFADLRRYPKLVGGLNEVGTEAGIRFYEQVLDFDERDDLPHPNGVWDMGTAEAAEMAKLAETTYRDVNIGLANQFAVYADKAGFDIQRVIDACNSQPYSHIHRPGIAVGGHCIPVYPRLYLSTDPDASIVRTARSFNATMPQYVVDRAEELLGDLKGLRVVVLGASYRGKVKETAFSGVFPTVEALRAKGAQVLVHDPMYTDAELAGFGWDAYHLGDAVDVAIVQADHPEYTTLAPADLPGVRLLLDGRRATDAALWAGTPRLTIGGGK, from the coding sequence ATGCGCATCGCCGTCGTCGCCCTGGGAAAGATCGGTCTGCCCCTGGCGGTCCAGTACGCCGGAAAGGGGCACGAGGTCATCGGCGTGGACGTGAATCCCGTCACTGTCGAGGCCGTTAACGCCGCCCGGGAGCCCTTCCCCGGTGAGGCCGAGCTCGCCGACCGGTTGGCCCAGCTGGTGCCCGCCGGGGCGTTGCGTGCCACCACCGACTACGCCGAGGCCATCCCCGGCGCCGACGCCGTTGTCCTGGTGGTGCCCCTGTTCGTCAACGACGAGACCTGGGAGCCCGACTTCGAGTGGATGGACGCCGCCACCCGCTCCCTGGCCGAGCACCTGACACCCGGCACCCTGGTCTCCTACGAGACCACCCTGCCGGTGGGCACCACCCGCGGGCGCTGGAAGCCGCTGATCGAGGAGATCAGCGGGCTGAAGGAGGGCGAGGACTTCCACCTGGTGTTCAGCCCCGAGCGCGTGCTGACCGGGCGGGTCTTCGCCGACCTGCGCCGCTACCCCAAGCTGGTCGGCGGCCTGAACGAGGTCGGCACCGAGGCCGGTATCCGCTTCTACGAGCAGGTACTCGACTTTGACGAGCGTGACGACCTGCCCCACCCCAACGGCGTGTGGGATATGGGCACCGCCGAGGCCGCCGAGATGGCCAAGCTGGCCGAGACCACCTACCGGGACGTCAACATCGGCCTGGCCAACCAGTTCGCCGTCTATGCGGACAAGGCCGGCTTCGACATCCAGCGCGTCATCGATGCCTGCAACTCCCAGCCCTACTCCCACATCCACCGTCCCGGCATCGCCGTGGGCGGCCACTGCATCCCCGTCTACCCGCGCCTGTACCTGTCCACCGACCCGGACGCCTCGATCGTGCGCACCGCCCGGTCCTTCAACGCGACCATGCCGCAGTACGTGGTCGACCGTGCCGAGGAATTGCTGGGTGACCTGAAGGGCCTGCGCGTGGTGGTGCTGGGCGCCTCCTACCGCGGCAAAGTCAAGGAGACCGCCTTCTCAGGTGTGTTCCCCACGGTCGAGGCGCTGCGCGCCAAGGGCGCGCAGGTGCTGGTGCACGACCCCATGTACACCGACGCCGAGCTGGCCGGATTCGGCTGGGACGCCTACCACCTCGGCGACGCCGTCGACGTCGCCATCGTGCAGGCCGACCACCCCGAGTACACCACCCTCGCCCCCGCGGACCTGCCCGGCGTGCGGCTGCTGCTGGACGGCCGCCGTGCCACCGACGCCGCCCTGTGGGCGGGCACCCCCCGCCTGACCATCGGCGGGGGCAAGTAA
- a CDS encoding glycosyltransferase, with translation MSQRPAILVISFSPIARDARVLREISALAEVGEVTSVGYGPTPPHVVNHLQIPDSAPSLPQTPAGVLKLATRRLRSAETAAPAARAAMRLVGNSRFDMVVANDARAIPTAFAVAHGAPVWADMHEWAPEERTHVTSWRLLVAPLMDHICRTYLPRCAAVTTVGGEIADLYNQRYGVAPRLVRNAARYADLSPSPVLTEGPIRLVHSGGAIYGRNIEATIDAVKQLDEHFTLDLYLVAGGDNGAYLSALKKRAADCERIVFRNPVPPEELPAVLNEYDVGVFWIPPFNTNARLTLPNKIFDFIQARLAVAVGPTVEMVRVVKTYGVGVSSTTNDVSDIVATLRALTPEKVASYKHASDRAAHELSFEHEKQTIHAIVSELTESTVN, from the coding sequence GTGAGCCAACGCCCCGCTATCCTCGTGATCTCCTTCTCTCCGATCGCCCGTGACGCCCGCGTCCTGCGCGAGATCAGCGCGCTTGCCGAGGTCGGCGAGGTCACTAGTGTGGGGTACGGCCCCACGCCACCCCACGTGGTCAATCACCTGCAGATACCGGACTCCGCACCGTCCCTGCCGCAGACTCCCGCCGGAGTGCTGAAGCTGGCCACTCGCCGCCTGCGCTCCGCCGAGACTGCCGCACCCGCGGCACGGGCTGCTATGCGCCTGGTGGGCAATAGCCGCTTCGACATGGTCGTCGCCAATGACGCGCGCGCGATCCCCACGGCCTTCGCTGTGGCCCATGGCGCTCCAGTGTGGGCGGACATGCACGAGTGGGCACCCGAGGAGCGCACCCATGTGACCAGCTGGCGCCTGCTTGTGGCTCCCCTGATGGACCACATCTGCCGGACGTATCTCCCGCGCTGTGCGGCCGTGACGACCGTCGGCGGAGAGATCGCGGACCTGTACAACCAGCGCTACGGCGTCGCCCCCAGGCTGGTGCGCAATGCTGCTCGCTACGCAGACCTGTCCCCCTCCCCCGTTCTGACCGAAGGTCCAATTCGCCTCGTGCACTCCGGCGGAGCAATTTACGGCCGCAACATCGAAGCGACTATCGACGCAGTCAAACAACTTGACGAGCACTTCACCCTGGATCTATATCTCGTTGCCGGCGGAGACAATGGCGCCTACCTATCCGCGCTCAAAAAACGTGCCGCAGACTGTGAACGCATCGTCTTCCGCAACCCGGTGCCGCCCGAGGAATTGCCCGCCGTTCTGAACGAATATGATGTGGGCGTATTTTGGATCCCACCGTTCAACACGAACGCACGTCTCACTCTCCCCAATAAGATTTTCGACTTCATCCAGGCACGCCTGGCCGTGGCCGTGGGGCCAACGGTTGAGATGGTGCGAGTAGTTAAAACCTACGGCGTCGGGGTCAGTTCCACAACTAACGATGTCTCTGACATCGTCGCCACCCTGCGTGCGCTGACGCCGGAGAAGGTAGCCAGCTACAAGCACGCCTCTGACCGCGCTGCCCATGAGCTGAGCTTCGAGCACGAGAAGCAGACTATCCACGCCATTGTCAGTGAGCTGACAGAGTCCACCGTTAACTAG
- the wecB gene encoding non-hydrolyzing UDP-N-acetylglucosamine 2-epimerase yields the protein MRVMSVVGARPQFVKLAPIDRTFKEAGIEHVIVHTGQHYDPMLSDVFFSDLGISAPNHHLGVGSGTHGRQTGAMLAALDGVLEGDRPDWMLVYGDTNSTLAAALAAVKMHIPVAHLEAGLRSFNRRMPEEINRVLTDHAADLLLAPTQVGMDHLAEEGLASRSVLVGDVMTDVLYRVRDEVAAQPGCAIMDELGLAAGTYSVATIHRPDNTDDPAILNTVLDSLGAVDHPVVLLAHPRLVAKCEAAGISIDRGSLRSHRPLAYPDLIASVMHARGVITDSGGLQKEAFLLRVPTTTVRPQTEWVETVELGWNVLVEPGPDLVAAAQRPRPAETSAVPYGNGQAAKQVALALTDA from the coding sequence ATGCGAGTCATGTCCGTCGTCGGCGCACGCCCACAGTTCGTCAAACTGGCTCCGATCGACCGCACCTTTAAGGAAGCCGGAATCGAGCACGTGATCGTGCATACCGGCCAGCACTACGACCCCATGCTCTCCGACGTGTTCTTCTCGGACCTGGGCATCTCCGCACCGAACCACCATCTGGGGGTCGGTTCGGGTACGCATGGGCGCCAGACCGGCGCAATGCTGGCCGCCCTGGATGGAGTACTGGAGGGAGATCGCCCAGACTGGATGCTCGTCTACGGCGACACCAACTCGACCCTGGCCGCGGCGCTTGCCGCAGTCAAGATGCACATTCCGGTCGCGCACCTGGAGGCGGGCCTGCGCTCCTTCAACCGACGCATGCCGGAGGAGATCAACCGCGTGCTCACCGATCACGCTGCCGATCTCCTACTCGCACCAACCCAGGTGGGGATGGACCACCTTGCCGAGGAGGGGCTGGCGTCCCGTTCCGTGTTGGTTGGCGACGTCATGACCGACGTTCTCTACAGGGTGCGTGACGAGGTCGCCGCGCAGCCCGGGTGCGCCATCATGGACGAGCTGGGACTGGCTGCGGGAACATACTCCGTGGCAACCATCCACCGTCCGGACAACACTGATGATCCGGCGATTCTCAACACGGTACTCGATTCGCTGGGAGCGGTTGACCACCCTGTAGTGCTGCTCGCCCACCCCAGGCTGGTCGCGAAGTGCGAGGCGGCCGGGATCTCGATCGACCGGGGGTCACTGCGTTCACACCGGCCGCTCGCCTATCCCGACCTCATTGCCTCGGTGATGCACGCGCGTGGCGTCATCACAGACTCCGGCGGCTTGCAGAAGGAGGCGTTCCTACTGCGTGTCCCGACCACCACAGTGCGCCCGCAGACCGAGTGGGTAGAGACGGTGGAATTGGGGTGGAACGTGTTGGTGGAGCCCGGTCCCGACCTGGTAGCCGCAGCGCAGCGCCCGCGGCCCGCGGAAACAAGTGCTGTGCCATACGGCAATGGCCAGGCCGCGAAACAAGTTGCCTTGGCTCTCACCGATGCTTAA